Sequence from the Clostridium botulinum genome:
ACAAAAAAATAATGCTAATACAAATACAGTTCTTATTGAATCTTATATTCCATCAATTGCTACAGATAATTTAGATAATATTCTTCTTGTTAAAACTGTAAGTGATAAGAATTTAATTTTAAGTAAGGATATAAATAACAACCCTATTAGTCCATTTGGTTATCTTCCAGTTAGAAATTTAGCTGTTTCAAGTATTGATTGGAGCTTTATAACTCCTAACTTAAATGGAGCTACTTTGAAAGCTACATTTAATAAAGAATTAGATTTCACTAAACTTCCATTATCAGCTCTTAAAGCTGCTGGTACTACTGGAATAACTATAAATGATGTAACCTTCGTTACTTCAGATGGTACTAATAATATTATAGCGCCTTATGCAGAATTAAAAGATTCTAATAATAAATTTGGTACTATTACTTTAAGAAAGATAGATGCATCTAAATCTATATTTACCAATTCACAAGAAAGCAATATAGATACTGTTGTCACCGCTGCTAATACTGCTAATACTGCTGCCACTAACATTGTTACTACTGATACTACTCCTACTATTGTAAATGATGCTAATACTGCTAAAACTAATGCTACAGCTTTAGTTACAGCTGCTAACACTGCTAAAGGTAGCTTAATTCCAGCTAATATAACTGCATTATCTAATGCTGCCACTCAAGCTGTTGGATCTGCTAATAATTTAGTTACAGATACTAATGCTTATAAGACTAATATCGCTACAGCTCTTACAAATGCTCAAACTGCTGATACTTCTGCTACTAATTCAAATACACTTGCTCAAACAAGTCCATATGATGGAGCTGCTGTTCTTACTTCTATAACTAATACTCAAACTGCTATCAATACCGCTAAAACTTCTGCTGACACTGCTGCCAATACTGCTACTTCAGCAGCAGCTGCTAACGCTCTATCTAAAGCTACTATTGCTGTAACTGCTGCTACTACTGCTTCAAGTGGTTCACCTACTCAAGCACAAATTGATGCATCTAAAGCTGCTATTGCTGATCTAAAACTTGCTACTGCTGCTTTAGTAACTGCTGCTACTACTGCTAATACCGCTGCAACTCCTGCTTACAACTCAGCTGTTGCTTATAGAGACTCTGCTATAGCTGCTCAAACTGCAGTTAATAATTTAGTTAATTCTCCTTCTGATTCAAATACTAAATTTAATGTTAATATTAAACTAGGTAGTGATAATACTATACTAAACTTAGCATTTAGTTCTGCTACTAATCTACCTCTTAATACTAGTAATTTAGCTTATGTTCAATATACTGGACAAAAATATGAATTTATGGATTCTGAACTAGAATTGTATGTTAATACAAGTTTAGACTACAATGCTAATTCATCTCTAAAATAGTATAAAAGTGCACCTCAAACTAATTCAACATTGTTTATAAACAGAAAAAGATCTAAAGTAACAAGATATTACTGTTACTTTAGATCTTTATTATTATAATTTAAAAGCTATCATAATAATTATTTCCATAATAATCTCTTCTATTATTTCTTCCTTGTTTGTAATTGCTATTATAATTATTTTTATTTTCAATTTGCTTTAAGTTCATTTCTACTTTATTTAAATATTGTTCTTTTTGACTTAATTTAACTTCAGTTTGTTTTAAGTTACTTTCCTTTTCCTTTAATTCATCTTCTTTCTTATTAAATGACATTGATAAATTGTCTAAGATTTCTTTACTTTCTTTTACTTTAATTTCCATTTCATGAATCTTAGCTTCCTTTTCTTTTAAACCATTTTCTTTTTTATTAAGCATAATTAATAAACCATTTAATTTTTCCGTATTTTCTTTAATATCAATTTCTCTTTGATTAATAGAAATTTCTTTTTCTTTTATCTTGATTTTTTCTTCTTTTATATCTAGTTCTCTTTCTTTTAATTCTAATTCTTTTTCTTTTAATTTATTCATCAATTCATAATCTGATTCCTTATAAAATTCCTGCTCAGTTCTTTTCTCTTGTTTATCTTTTTCATTTCTTGCACATGTTGATTTATAATATATTTCATTTCTATTATCATTTACAGGCGTTGAAAAAGTTATTAAGGCCATAAATTAATCCTCCTTTTTTTGTTTTATAAGTTTCATAAATGTGTACTAACTATGGATGATTTTTCTATCCCTTTTGATAAGTTCACTACTACACTATATGTATTAAAAAAAGATTTAGTTACATATAGCTTACATAATCAAGACATAACTAAAAGAGGTTATCTAAAAAAATCACTAAACTTATATAGTAATTTAGTATTTTAAGATAACCTCATATAAATTATTAATTAAAATAATTATTCTTTTTCATCTTCTCTAATATTATTAAAAATTAAGAATGAGTTATTGATACAGCGTCTATAGCTAAATATCCATCTGATATATTATCTACTCCATTTTTAACACTTGCTTCAAAAGTAATTGTTCCACATTCTTCAACATTATAATAATAATACTCCCAATCTGTACTAACATAATGAGCATTCTTTGTTACAATAGTATCTATGACATTTCCACTAGAGTTCTTAATTACTATTACTTGAGCTTCATCTGGCCATCCTGGAATATCCATTAAATCAAAGAATGCATAGAAGCTTAAAATATCGCCAGCTTTAACTTCAAAGGTTTGTTTTAATATACTCTTAACCTCTGCATCTCCAGTTTTCAATAATGCAAATCCACAATCACCATCTTTAGGAGTTACATTTACATTTGTACTACTTATATAAGATGCCACTGCTTGTACTGTTCCGCCTCCAGTTGCTGGTATTGCAATCCAATTTTCTAAGCTCGGTGTTGTTCCATTGCAGAATCCACCGTTCTTCAATTTACTACAAGGTGTAAATTCTACTTGGAATAACATTGTTATACAAAATACTGAGTGACAAGGTAAGCAAAATGCTGCTGTACATTTTTCTCCAGTTTCTGGATTTTCATAGCATTCTCTTATTTCAAGAGTATATACTGATCCTCCTATAAATTCAGTTTCTCCCGGAATAACTTCTCTTCCTTGTCCTGAACCTGGAGTAACTCCTGTTATATCAAATACTTTAAAATTCTTTCCTATACAAAGATCCATTACTTTTAATGATGCATTATAAATATTAGAAAGATCTAACGTATCTATTACTGTCGGATCAGTTGTGCTTGTTGGAGTATAAGTTTCTTCTCCATAATTTCCAAATATTAATGTAAATCCTACATCATCACCTTTTCCTGGATAACAATTTTCTGAGCAATTGCAATCTGCTTCTGAAAATACATATTTATATGAAAAGACTTTTGTTTCAGCTTTTATTATTATTGGTGCTTCTGTTATCTTTAAGCAATCTACTCCTGGATCATGAAAACTAGCTTGGTTAATATAATTTACTTTTGCCATACTTACATTTCCCCTTATTAAATATATTTCTTTTGTTTATTTAAAGAATTTAAATACTTTAAATTACCAGTTAATTTAATATATTCTCATAAACGATACTTTGTCACATTTTAACTTATATATTATAAAAATAACCAAATTGTATTAATATTACATACAAAATAAGGAGTAGAACATAAAATTTTTATATAAAAATAAGGCTAAGTTGTTAAAACTATATTTTTAACAACTCCAATAATTCATCTCTACTTAACTTGTTAATTAATCCATCTTCTTTTAATTCTCCAGTTATTACATCTTCTATTAAGGCTTTTTTATCTTCTTGAAGCAATAGTATTTTTTCTTCTATACTTTCTTTTGTTATTAATTTAATTACACGAACTACATTTTTTTGTCCAATTCTATGAGCCCTATCTGTTGCTTGATCTTCTATTGCTGGATTCCACCATGGATCAAAATGTATTACCATATCCGCTGAAGTTAAATTTAATCCAGTTCCTCCAGCTTTTAAAGAAATTAAAAATATTTTTATATCTTCATTATTATTAAATTCATGTGCAAGTCTAATTCTTTCTTTTGAAGGCGTACTTCCATCTAAATATAAATAAGAAATTTGTTCGCCTTTAAGTTCATCACAAACTTTATGTAACACAGATGTAAATTGAGAAAAAAGAAGTATTTTGTGATTATTCTTTATAGATTTTTTTATTAATTCTTTTGCTACATTGATTTTTCCACTTCCACCATCATAATCCTCAACAATTATGGATGGATCTAAACAAAGCTGTCTAAGTCTTGTTAAATAAGCAAATATAGTGATTCTATTATTTCTGCTATCAATTTGTTTTAACTTATCCTGTATATCTTTAACATATATTTTATACATTTTCTTTTGATTCTTTGTCATCTCTACAAAAAATCTATCTTCTATTTTATTAGGCAATTCTTTTATAACATCTTTTTTCAATCGTCTTAATATATATGGATTTATCATTATTCTTAATTCTTGTTTTGATTTCTCATCATTATTTGTAAATTTCTTCGAAAATTCATCTTTACTAAAAAGATATCCTGGCATTATAAAATCAAATAAAGACCACAAATCAATTAAATTGTTTTCAATTGGTGTTCCTGTTAATGCAAATCTAATATTAGCCTTTATTCCCTTAACTACTTCTGTTACTTTTGCCTTAGGATTACTTATATTTTGTGCTTCATCTATAATTAAATAATTAAATTTTATGTTTTCATATTTTAAATAATCATTTCTTAATGTTCCATAAGTTGTAATTATTAAATCATATTTTTCAATATCATCTAATACTTTATTTCTAGCTTTTAAATCTCCATGTATAATTCCTACTTTTAAACTAGGTGCAAACTTTTTAAACTCTTCATCCCAATTATATATTAATGATGTTGGAGTTATAACAAATGCTTTCTTATTTGGTTCTGAAAGTAAAAATGAAATTATTTGAATAGTTTTGCCAAGTCCCATTTCATCAGCAAGTATTCCTCCAAAGCCTAACTTACTTAAATTTTTAAGCCATCTATATCCTTTAACTTGATATTCTCTTAACGTAGCATTAAGATTACTTGGTATAAATATTTTCTCATCATCCAAATTCTCTAGCTTATTTAAAGCTTCCTTAAATATCTCTACTCCGTTAACATTATATTTTTTACTATTCAACTTTTCATTTAAATAATATAATTTATTATTTTCAACTATATAAGAGTTATTTTCGCTCATTATATCTAAGTTTAAGTTTTCTACAATTTTGAAAAAATTTGTCATATCCTCATCTTCTAAATTAACAAAACTATCATCATTTAACTTAATATAGCTTTTCTTCTCTTTCCATCCTATGTATAGCTTATTCAAATCACTACTGCTAAAATCACTTAATGAAAACATAAAACTAGTATGCTCTTCATTATTGCTTTTTAAATTGTAATGAAGAAATGAACCATCAAACAAAGTAAATGCTTTTTCTTCTTTAAAATTATTTACTTCCCCCATTTTTTTTATGTTGTTTATTCCATTTTTTAAAAACTCATAATATTCATCATCATTTCCTTGAAATATAAAATCACCATCATTATAAAAAAATCTTAATTTATTCATTTCACTTTCAATATTTCTAACTTTTCTAGATCGTTTAATTATGTAATTAGAATTTATATTATCATTAGTATACTCTAATTCTAAATTTCCTCTAATTATTTTGACTTTAATAATTCTATGATTCTTTATATTTGTTAATTTAAATTTAAAACTTATTAATTTATCCAAGTCATCAATAATATCTTGCTCAATATTTATATCATTAGAAATCTCATTTAACACTTCTATTACTTTATTTATATCTTTTATACAAGTATCTTTAGAGAAAATAATTTTTCCATATTCCTTTAAATCTTCATAAAATTTAATATAACTCTGCAAGTGCTTTATAGAAGATATATATATTTTTCTATCATACAAAAAAGCATTCATTTTTTTATTTAATGGTATAGGAAATACTTTTTTTGTACTTAATACATAATCTTCTTTTATTTTTTTAAAAGTAAAACTAATTGGTAAATCAGTGGTTTTTATATCACACAAATAATTTTGGTAATTATATTTAAACTTTATTTTCTTTTTCTGTATAAAGCTTAAGAATCTTCTTATATTCTGAGGAAATATTTTTATATTCCCAGTATTAAGCTCTAATCTGCAAATACTTAAATATTCCTCTAGAAATTCTATTAATTCTTCATCATCCTCATTAAAGTAATATTTCTTATAGCTATATATAAATCCTTTTGCTATATAAAAGTTTTCTTTTTTTATATAGTTAGAAATAAATTCTTTTATATTAACTAAATATTTTATTTTACTTCCTATGAAAAAATTTGCTTCAAAATAATCTCCATTTTTATCTTTTACTTCATTTAATACTACATCTATATCTAAAAGTTCTTTATTACTTTTTTCATCTAATATATATTTAACAGTTTCTTTTTTAACATTTTCTATATTATCCTTATTACTTTGTTTTTTAATCTTATCAAAAAACGTTAATATTATAGCTACTAAATGTTCACAAATTACCATTCTACCTAAATCTTCATCATATTTTTCTTCATGGCATTCACATTTAGCTAAAGTAACTTTTCCATTTTTTAAATTAAATCTTAAATGTGGATTATATTCTTTTAATTTATCATCTTTTATTTTTCCATATATGTTATATGAATCTTCAATCTTTTTTCCATTAAGTCTAACTAATTTATTATCAGTTATAATGTTTTTTCCCCTTGTTAAACTTATTTTAGATAGACCTCTTAATAATTTAAATTCTAAATCTAATAATTTCAACTTTTCACCACCCAAAGCAATCCTAAATAAGCCTAAATAATCCAACATTGGTTTACTTAAGCAAATTATAAATATTAAAAGGAGCTTAGAGACCGGCGAAGGACACTCTAAGCTCCGTAATTAGCACTTTCGTACCAACTGCTTATTTAGAATAACACAATTATTATTTAATAGCAAGATGTTTTTTATTTAGACTACGTTATAAATTAGCACATCCCACCATTTCCACCTCCACCGCCACCTCCACAGGCATTCATATTATTATTATTATTATTTGTATTCTTATTATTAGCATTTTTTCTTGCATAATTAGATGCAAATTCCATTACTTTAGCTTGCAGCTTATTTAAGCTATCTAAGTATTCTATGTTGTTAGGTTCTATTTCTGTTGATGTTTTTAAATATGCTAATGCTGTTTCAAACCATCCTTTTTGTACAGCTATAAACCCCTGCAAATAGTTCCATTCTGCTGAAGTTTTATCATCTGCAACATTAAGTTTAGCTTCCGCTTCCAAAAAATTATTTTTTTCTATTAAAGATCTAACTTCCTTGTACAAATTTCCATTAACAAGCACATCATAAGCTATGTTCACATCTTTTAATATAGATTGATTATATTCATTTTGATCACTTTCATTGTAACTGCCTATTATTTCTTGATATCGTTCTTTAATATCATCTTTACTCGCACCTTCATTTAAACCTAATACTTTATATGGATCCAAATTAATAACACTCCTCTAAAATTTCTTTATTCCTTACTATTAAATATATTGTTGATATTTAATATTATTACATCCCTTATTTTTATTTATGATTTAGTTATTAATAATAAAATAACTTCATTAATATATACATAGTTTTTATATTGGGATATTCACTTCGTAGAGTGCTAAGTATATTTAAAATAGAATCCTATCTTAAAAAGTATTTTTTTAAGATAACTGCTCTTATAGTCTCATATTTTATATATGGTGGAAGTTGTTTTTTTATTGCACTTATTTTTTCATATCCAATTTTTTCACAAACATCACCAATTATATCTTCTTCTTCTTCATTATAAAAGTCTTCTAAATTTAAATCAAAATTGCTTTCTCCAAATTCCTTTATATAATCAGTCACATATCCTAAAATAGTTGAGATTGACACTTCTATTTCATCACATATTTCATTTAATTTTTTTCCATCCTTTAACATATCTATTGCAATTTCATTATCTTCTCTATCTTCGCCATCAATAATTACTTTTCTTTTTTTCCTATTTACCCATTTTATTTCTATATTATTCTGTGCAATATAGTCATTAACTGCTAAAATTAACTTTTCTCCATATAATGAAATTTTCTTTGGACCAATTCCACTTATATCTTTTAATTCATCTATATTAATAGGATATCTTCCGCTTATCTCTTTAAGTGAATTTTTAGAAATTATCATTTTAGGAATTGTATTTTCCTTCTTAGCAAATTCATGTCTAATTTCATCTAATTTATTAAATAATTCTTCATTTGTATTAATGTCTAAATGAATACTCTCCATTTTAACTTCTTCTTTTTCATTTATTTCATTTGATATTTCAATATTATTTTCTTTTATAAATTTCTTTATTTCATTTTCAAATATTTCTCCATATTTTTTATACTTTATTTCTCCAACACCTGATATATTTAACATTTGCTCCTTATTAACTGGATATTTTACAGTCATTTCTTTTAGTGTAGCATCTCCAAATATAACGTATGGAGGTACTCCATTTTCTACAGAAATTTCTTTTCTTATTTCTTTAAGTATTGAATATAATTCATTATCTTCTCTAGCTTTCTTTTCAATTTTAAATTCTTTGAATACAACTTTTTCCTCTGACTTTAATACACTCATTGATCTTTGATTTAATCCTAAAACAGGATATGTTCCATTAACAACTGATATATATCTATGTGATATTAACGTATTAATAAAATTTTTAAGTTCATCATTTGAATAATCTTTCATTATTCCATAAGTTGATAATTCATTAAAGTTAAATTGTATAACTTTTTTATTCTTAGATCCTCTAAGAACATCAACTAACATACCAGAACCAAATTTATTTTTCATTCTATATATACATGAAAGAACTTTTTGAGCATCTATAGTTTTATCTACTAATTCTCCTTCATTTAAGCAATTACTACAGTTGTTACAATTATGATCATAAACTTCTCCAAAATAGTCTAATATATATTTCCTATAACATTCATTACTGTATACAAAATCAGTCATTTCATTAAGTTTCTTATATTGGTTATTTTTTCTATCAATATTTTCAATAGATTGTTCTATTAAATACTTTTGTATTTGAACATCTTGAGGTGAAAATAATAAGATACATTCACTTTTTTCTCCATCTCTTCCTGCTCTTCCTATTTCCTGATAATATCCTTCTATATTTTTAGGCATATTATAATGTACTACAAATCTTATATTAGGTTTATCTATTCCCATTCCAAAGGCATTAGTTGCTACCATAATATTACTTCTGTCATATATAAAATCTTCTTGATTTTGCTTTCTATCATTTTCTGATAATCCTGCATGATATTTAGTAATTGAGAATCCATTATGGCTTAATTCTTCATGTATCTTATCAACTTCTTTTCTAGTTGCTGCATAAATTACTCCTGAAGATTCCTTATTATTATTAATATAATTGTGCAAGTATGATTTTTTATCTCCAGATTTTATTACATTTATAAGTAAATTTTCCCTATCAAATCCTGTAATAAAGATTTTAGGTTTATTTAAGTTAAGAAGTTTTATAATATCTTCTCTTACTTCTTCTGATGCTGTGGCTGTAAATGCTGTAATTATAGGTCTTGTCTTAAGTAACTTAATAAAACCAGACACCTTTGTATAGCTTGTTCTAAAATCATGTCCCCATTGAGAAATACAATGTGCTTCATCTATCGCAATTTGAGATACACTACATTCTGAAATAACATTTAAAAAGTTAAGTGACTCTAATCTTTCTGGAGCTACATATAATATTTTACATTGTCCATTTCTAATATTATCTATAACTCTGTTTTCTTCAGCACTACTTATTGAGCTATTAATAAACTCCCCATTTATTCCCATATCCTTTAATGCATCTACTTGATCCTTCATTAAAGAAATAAGAGGTGAAATAACTATTGTAAGTCCTTCAAATATAAGTGCTGGGACTTGATAACAAATTGATTTACCACCACCAGTAGGCATTATGGCTAATACATCATTTCCATCTATAATATTTGAAATTATATTTTCCTGTCCTTTTCTAAAAGACTTATATCCATAATACTTTTCTAAAAGTTCTAATTCTTTGCTTTTCATTTAAATAAATCTCCTTAAAAATACTATATTCTTATTTTGCCATGTTTTATTAGAATATATTTAAAACACAGGTCATTATTTTGATTATTATCCTAACTTCACTATATTTAATCATTTTATTATTATTAACATTACATTAAATCCTTAAAATAATTTTTCATATAGAATAAATTTGCTAATTCAACTTTAGAGGCATAATTTTTTTAGCATGCCCACTTTCCAAATACAGTGTTGCAGTAATTAGTTATACATTATTATTTTTAACTTGCTAATATTAATTATTGACTTTTATATTATACATTAATATCTACTACCACATTATAAAATCTCTTAACATATAAACTTTATAAGGAATCAACTAAAAATACCTTTTAGTTGATTCCTTTGCTCATTTTTTATCATTGTCTTATATCATAAAACCAAGACCCTAAGGTTTGTTTAAGCTCCAAGCATTTTTCCATTGTTAACATTTGAGTTTCTATCCATACACCCTTGGAATCTCCTAACGCATAGCATCTAACCCCTGGCATATAGCTTAATACATAATTTAAATCGACTCCTTGAAAACTTCCATCACCATTATATCCATTAGGCAAATATTGCGTTACTACATATGCTTTATCAATTTTATTTACTAATATTCCATCATAAAAAGTATCTAAATCTACATTTCCATTTATTCCATTAACATTTCCTGTTTCTGAATATTGATGACCTACATACGAGTCTCCCCATACATTATTAGGAATAGGTGTTTGAACTCCATAATTAGCTACCCAAAGTGGATATTTAGCCAATCTACTATCTAAATTATTATTTATAAAATATGGATATGAATAAATACATAGTGGTAAACCACTTAAAGATTCAAATTTCTTTATAAATCTTAATGCAAAATCCATAACATCAAATCCATTTTTTTCTATATCCAAACATGGTTTCAAATCATTTGTTTTCCCCTTTATATTATCATAAAAATTTTGAGCTTGAGATTCTGGCGCACTTGTTCCAACTAAAAAATGATAAAATCCAGTTCTCAATCCTTCAGAATTTGCACCATTATAATATTGATTTAGCATAGGATCCTGATAGGTTGTTCCTTCTGTTGCCTTTATATAAACTAACTCAACTCCACTTGACTTTACTGAAGCGAATTTTATTTCTCCATTATGATTACTAATATCTATACCTTTCATAACTTTTCATTCTCCTTATTATACTACTTTTTGATCATTCGTTTAAAATATTTCTATTAATTACATTTTTCTATATTGTTTAATTGTACTTTTCCATCTTTAGAAACATAGACATATATTTTTACAAGTTCAACTTTTAATTTTGAAATATTATCTATGGAAGCACATATAAACATATAATTAGTTCCATCTGCGATTTGACTACAAACTGTTATTGGTGTAAATGTTCTATCTACATTTT
This genomic interval carries:
- a CDS encoding molecular chaperone DnaJ translates to MDPYKVLGLNEGASKDDIKERYQEIIGSYNESDQNEYNQSILKDVNIAYDVLVNGNLYKEVRSLIEKNNFLEAEAKLNVADDKTSAEWNYLQGFIAVQKGWFETALAYLKTSTEIEPNNIEYLDSLNKLQAKVMEFASNYARKNANNKNTNNNNNNMNACGGGGGGGNGGMC
- the recQ gene encoding DNA helicase RecQ; amino-acid sequence: MKSKELELLEKYYGYKSFRKGQENIISNIIDGNDVLAIMPTGGGKSICYQVPALIFEGLTIVISPLISLMKDQVDALKDMGINGEFINSSISSAEENRVIDNIRNGQCKILYVAPERLESLNFLNVISECSVSQIAIDEAHCISQWGHDFRTSYTKVSGFIKLLKTRPIITAFTATASEEVREDIIKLLNLNKPKIFITGFDRENLLINVIKSGDKKSYLHNYINNNKESSGVIYAATRKEVDKIHEELSHNGFSITKYHAGLSENDRKQNQEDFIYDRSNIMVATNAFGMGIDKPNIRFVVHYNMPKNIEGYYQEIGRAGRDGEKSECILLFSPQDVQIQKYLIEQSIENIDRKNNQYKKLNEMTDFVYSNECYRKYILDYFGEVYDHNCNNCSNCLNEGELVDKTIDAQKVLSCIYRMKNKFGSGMLVDVLRGSKNKKVIQFNFNELSTYGIMKDYSNDELKNFINTLISHRYISVVNGTYPVLGLNQRSMSVLKSEEKVVFKEFKIEKKAREDNELYSILKEIRKEISVENGVPPYVIFGDATLKEMTVKYPVNKEQMLNISGVGEIKYKKYGEIFENEIKKFIKENNIEISNEINEKEEVKMESIHLDINTNEELFNKLDEIRHEFAKKENTIPKMIISKNSLKEISGRYPINIDELKDISGIGPKKISLYGEKLILAVNDYIAQNNIEIKWVNRKKRKVIIDGEDREDNEIAIDMLKDGKKLNEICDEIEVSISTILGYVTDYIKEFGESNFDLNLEDFYNEEEEDIIGDVCEKIGYEKISAIKKQLPPYIKYETIRAVILKKYFLR
- a CDS encoding GH25 family lysozyme, producing the protein MKGIDISNHNGEIKFASVKSSGVELVYIKATEGTTYQDPMLNQYYNGANSEGLRTGFYHFLVGTSAPESQAQNFYDNIKGKTNDLKPCLDIEKNGFDVMDFALRFIKKFESLSGLPLCIYSYPYFINNNLDSRLAKYPLWVANYGVQTPIPNNVWGDSYVGHQYSETGNVNGINGNVDLDTFYDGILVNKIDKAYVVTQYLPNGYNGDGSFQGVDLNYVLSYMPGVRCYALGDSKGVWIETQMLTMEKCLELKQTLGSWFYDIRQ
- a CDS encoding DEAD/DEAH box helicase, whose translation is MKLLDLEFKLLRGLSKISLTRGKNIITDNKLVRLNGKKIEDSYNIYGKIKDDKLKEYNPHLRFNLKNGKVTLAKCECHEEKYDEDLGRMVICEHLVAIILTFFDKIKKQSNKDNIENVKKETVKYILDEKSNKELLDIDVVLNEVKDKNGDYFEANFFIGSKIKYLVNIKEFISNYIKKENFYIAKGFIYSYKKYYFNEDDEELIEFLEEYLSICRLELNTGNIKIFPQNIRRFLSFIQKKKIKFKYNYQNYLCDIKTTDLPISFTFKKIKEDYVLSTKKVFPIPLNKKMNAFLYDRKIYISSIKHLQSYIKFYEDLKEYGKIIFSKDTCIKDINKVIEVLNEISNDINIEQDIIDDLDKLISFKFKLTNIKNHRIIKVKIIRGNLELEYTNDNINSNYIIKRSRKVRNIESEMNKLRFFYNDGDFIFQGNDDEYYEFLKNGINNIKKMGEVNNFKEEKAFTLFDGSFLHYNLKSNNEEHTSFMFSLSDFSSSDLNKLYIGWKEKKSYIKLNDDSFVNLEDEDMTNFFKIVENLNLDIMSENNSYIVENNKLYYLNEKLNSKKYNVNGVEIFKEALNKLENLDDEKIFIPSNLNATLREYQVKGYRWLKNLSKLGFGGILADEMGLGKTIQIISFLLSEPNKKAFVITPTSLIYNWDEEFKKFAPSLKVGIIHGDLKARNKVLDDIEKYDLIITTYGTLRNDYLKYENIKFNYLIIDEAQNISNPKAKVTEVVKGIKANIRFALTGTPIENNLIDLWSLFDFIMPGYLFSKDEFSKKFTNNDEKSKQELRIMINPYILRRLKKDVIKELPNKIEDRFFVEMTKNQKKMYKIYVKDIQDKLKQIDSRNNRITIFAYLTRLRQLCLDPSIIVEDYDGGSGKINVAKELIKKSIKNNHKILLFSQFTSVLHKVCDELKGEQISYLYLDGSTPSKERIRLAHEFNNNEDIKIFLISLKAGGTGLNLTSADMVIHFDPWWNPAIEDQATDRAHRIGQKNVVRVIKLITKESIEEKILLLQEDKKALIEDVITGELKEDGLINKLSRDELLELLKI